The Triticum aestivum cultivar Chinese Spring chromosome 3A, IWGSC CS RefSeq v2.1, whole genome shotgun sequence genome includes a region encoding these proteins:
- the LOC123061707 gene encoding pentatricopeptide repeat-containing protein At5g46100 — MPPANLTPIKWPKNLTAEHLHRLVRAERDPRRALALFDAATAAPVSTSAPTQILPSPDTVSLLTSRLASAGLLPLATSLLSRSRALFPSNADLEPPFLTLLRAFSRTRRPLDALQLFRSAPSALSLPHSARSYTAVLAGLVAHSHLPLAHSLLADMRAAGFGPTIATYNVLLKAHCSDADAPIDDAVRLFRNIPKPDACSYNTLIDGLCRRSRRAEAQELFSEMVENGVAPTVVTYTTIINWLAREGCLDDALEMFDEMGRRGIAPNVVTYCSLIDGLSKGGRAASALDLLERLAKEVKPPNTIIYSSVINGLCKEGLLREAMEVLDRMRLQGRKPDAGLFGKLIVGLCDAGRAVEAANYLDEMVLAGVQPNRVTWSLHVRINVAVVTALCVKGEVGRAFQVYQSMRTRGISTEPSTFHLLVEFFCKKNHLEKAARVVLDMLSERCIPERETWDVIVSGYWSKKKVRQEAEQIWDQLAVI, encoded by the coding sequence ATGCCGCCGGCGAACCTCACCCCGATCAAATGGCCCAAGAACCTCACCGCCGAACACCTCCACCGCCTTGTCCGCGCCGAGCGTGACCCCCGCCGCGCGCTCGCCCTCTTCGACGCGGCCACCGCCGCGCCCGTCTCCACTTCCGCGCCCACACAAATCCTCCCCTCCCCGGACACCGTCTCCCTCCTCACCTcccgcctcgcctccgccggcctcctccccctcgccACCTCCCTCCTCTCCCGCTCGCGCGCGCTCTTCCCCTCCAACGCCGACCTCGAGCCCCCCTTCCTCACCCTTCTCCGCGCCTTCTCCCGCACCCGCCGCCCCCTCGACGCCCTCCAACTCTTCCGCTCCGCCCCCTCCGCCCTCTCTCTCCCCCACTCCGCCCGCTCCTACACCGCCGTCCTTGCCGGCCTCGTCGCGCACTCCCATCTCCCCCTCGCCCACTCCCTCCTCGCCGACATGCGCGCCGCCGGCTTCGGCCCCACCATCGCCACCTACAACGTCCTCCTCAAGGCCCACTGCTCTGATGCCGACGCTCCTATCGACGACGCGGTCCGCCTTTTCCGCAACATCCCCAAACCTGACGCCTGCTCCTACAACACCCTCATCGACGGGCTCTGCCGCCGCAGCCGCAGGGCCGAGGCCCAGGAGCTGTTTTCCGAGATGGTAGAAAATGGCGTTGCGCCTACAGTGGTTACTTACACGACTATCATCAATTGGCTCGCACGGGAGGGCTGCTTGGATGATGCACTGGAGATGTTTGACGAAATGGGGAGGAGAGGTATTGCACCTAATGTTGTCACCTATTGTTCTCTGATTGATGGTTTGTCCAAGGGTGGGCGTGCAGCATCAGCACTGGACTTGCTGGAGAGGTTGGCCAAGGAGGTGAAGCCGCCAAATACAATCATATATAGTTCTGTCATTAATGGCCTCTGTAAGGAGGGCCTGCTGAGGGAGGCAATGGAGGTTTTGGACCGGATGCGTCTCCAGGGGAGGAAGCCTGATGCTGGATTGTTTGGGAAGCTCATTGTTGGGCTGTGTGATGCAGGAAGGGCTGTGGAGGCTGCAAATTACCTGGATGAGATGGTTCTTGCTGGCGTTCAACCGAACCGGGTGACTTGGAGCCTTCATGTCAGGATAAACGTTGCAGTGGTGACAGCATTATGTGTTAAGGGTGAAGTTGGGAGGGCTTTCCAGGTGTACCAGAGCATGAGGACTCGTGGCATTTCTACCGAGCCAAGCACCTTCCATCTCCTGGTTGAGTTCTTCTGCAAAAAGAACCATTTGGAGAAAGCAGCTCGTGTTGTGCTTGACATGTTGTCAGAGAGGTGCATCCCTGAGAGGGAAACATGGGATGTTATTGTCAGTGGGTATTGGAGTAAGAAGAAAGTCAGACAAGAAGCTGAGCAAATATGGGACCAATTAGCAGTTATCTGA
- the LOC123056940 gene encoding protein DMP6-like, with protein sequence MTATQPDMELQKDQRHPLLSNRTDGTDNMSPVQKAIRQAYQSTGHLAKLLPSGTVLAFQLLAPTMAKQGHCGDLDRMMMGGLVVLCALSCFVVTFTDSFRDENGKVQYGFATFKGLWVIDGGVTLDPHAAVEYKMTFLDFFHAAVSAVIFVAIALFDQNVASCFYPIPSEDTKQVLTTLPVAIGVIGSMLFVSFPTTRHGFGFPVSPQYLGLQKICLL encoded by the coding sequence ATGACTGCTACACAGCCGGACATGGAATTGCAGAAGGATCAGAGGCATCCTCTTTTGTCCAACAGAACTGATGGCACTGACAACATGAGCCCCGTGCAGAAAGCAATCAGACAGGCATACCAGAGCACCGGGCACCTCGCCAAACTCCTTCCATCAGGCACCGTGCTTGCCTTCCAGCTGCTGGCTCCAACCATGGCTAAACAAGGCCACTGTGGTGACTTGGATCGGATGATGATGGGAGGGCTTGTGGTGCTCTGTGCACTCTCGTGCTTTGTTGTTACCTTCACAGATAGCTTCAGGGATGAGAACGGAAAGGTACAATACGGGTTTGCCACGTTCAAGGGATTGTGGGTCATTGATGGTGGAGTTACTCTTGATCCACACGCTGCGGTTGAATATAAGATGACATTTCTAGACTTTTTCCATGCAGCTGTCTCAGCAGTGATTTTTGTTGCAATCGCCCTATTTGACCAGAATGTGGCATCTTGCTTTTATCCAATACCATCAGAGGACACAAAGCAAGTTCTCACAACATTGCCAGTTGCTATTGGAGTTATTGGAAGCATGCTGTTTGTTAGCTTCCCAACCACCCGCCATGGCTTTGGCTTCCCAGTCTCTCCACAGTACCTGGGTCTTCAAAAGATTTGTTTGCTCTAA